AATATTACTGGGGATGGAAACCGCAGCCCGCCGGACTTGACTGGTCAGGCCGAACATTTCTTCCTTGGGGAAATCCGAGGTAAGCCGATAAATTTCGGTCACTAATGCAACGGCTTTCTTCCAGGCCGTCAAATCCCGATATGACCGTATTGCGACGCTCATATTTTTTCCTTTCCCTAATCCCTAATCCCTAATCCCTAATCCCTAAAAATAAAGGGGGCATAGGGCTCGCCGGTGAGCAAAGTCTGGCGCAGGCGCTGGGCCTGGCGCCGGAAGAGGCCGCGAAAATCCAGGTCCTTCTCATCGGCCGCGGCCGCCTGGGGCCGGGTGATAAAGCGTTCATACTCCTGAAAATACCGCTTGCGGGGTTCATCCAGCAGATAAACGCCCCCGGAAGTATGGGAGTAAAAATCAGGCTCTTGCAAGATGCGATTGTTAACCAGATTCAGGGTGAGGCGGTCCACCAGGGGAGCCCGGAACTCTTCCAGGAGGTCCGAGGCCAGGGTGGCGTGGCCGAAACGGGGCTGATGGAAAAACCCCAGGTAGGGGTCGAAGCCCAGGCCGTCCAGGAGGGAGGAAATTTCGTTGTAGACCATGGTATAGCCCAGGGAAAGGAGGGCGTTCACCGGGTCCGGCGCGGGATGGCGGGCCCGGCCGGTAAAGCCGAAGGAGTGGCGCACCATCTTGGCGAATCCGGCAAAGTAGGCCCGGGCCCCACTGCCCTCCAGCCCCAGAAGCCGGGCCGGGTCCGGGGCCTGGGCGGCCTGGTCCCGGGCCGCGGCCACCTGGGCCGTCTCCTGGGCCAAGTCGGTTTCGGGGTGATTGTGGGCGAACTCCCGGAGATATTCCAGGGAGTTGCCCAGTTTGGCGGCCACGAAGGTTCGGGCCAGGCCGAGGGCGAAAGCAGCATCCGCGGCCCGGCCATACTGGGCCTGACGCAGTTCGATATTTTTGGGAAAGGGGGAAGTGAGCTGGCCCAGGAGGCGTCCCCGGCGGGTAAAGAGGGCCAGTTCCACGTTATGGCCCAGGCAGAGTTGCAGGGCCGGGGTAGTAAGGTGGACGTGGCCGAAGACCAGGACGCCCTGGAGCTTGCTCACGGGGACGTCCAGAAGTACGGCGTCGTCTTTGGACACCACCAGGCGCTCGCCGGTTTTGGCGAGGACGGAGCCTTGTTCGGTGAGGTAGAGGTAAGCCATGGTTCCTCCGGGGGACGGGAGACCGGGGACGGGGGACCGGAAAGGATCGGAGACCGGGGACCGAAGACCGGGAATAGGGCCGGCAGACCGGGGACCTAAGACCGGGAATAGGGCCGGCAGAGCGGAGAGTTCGCTTTTCCCCCGTCCCCTGTTCCCCGTCTCCCGTCAAGACTTGAGGGCTTTTCTGAAAGCCTGTAATTTGACAAAGAGCCGATGGCCCAATTCCTTGAGAGTCTGCAACTGGTGATCCTGGATATACTTTCTTCTAATCATGATGTCTAATCAAGCTATGGTCTCCAGGTAAGATATGGAAGCCATGGAGAGAAAACGTTTTTGCTCGACATCACTCAGGCCCGTCGATCCTTCGGCAATATTCAAGACAATGGAAGCGGCGGATCGTTCCAACTGATTTTTGAGATTGAATCTTTCGCTATCAGGCAGCGATGAAGCCAACCCATAGAGCTGGTCTAAATAATCCAGGGACAATTTATAAACCGCTAATTCCTGAAACTTATAACCCAAGGTCAGTCCCCTTCTCAGCGTCCCGTCTCCGGTCCCCTATCCCCCGTCCCCTCCGGTCTCCCGTCTTCGGTCTCCGGTCCTCCGCCGTTCCAGATAGCCTTTCAGGTCGAAAGGAGGCGGGTAATAAAGCACTCGTCGTTCCCGGGAAGGCCGGTCAAAGGGAACAAAGATGGAGTCTTTCAGAAAAATAAGTCCGAGGAACTTAAAACCCTGGTCGAAATCGGTGATTGCAGTGTCTTCGGCGTCCAGGGCCAGGTGCAGGCGGGCCAGGACTTCTTCTGTGGCTTCCAGCGCGGCTTCCGCCTGGGGCCGGGTTTTCGCCAGGAGGACAAAATCATCGGCATAGCGCACCAGGCGGTAGCCCTGAGCGGTCAGGGATTCATCCAATTCATCCAGAAAAAGGTTGGCCAGGATGGGAGAGACCACGGCGCCTTGGGGGATGCCTTTGTCCATGACAAAAACCTTTTCGCCGTCATAGACCTCCGCCTTCACCCAAACCCGGATCAGGTTGCAAACGCCGATATCAGGTATCAAGCGGGTGACTTTGCCTAGTAGCAGGTTGTGGTCCACGTTGTCGAAAA
The Candidatus Diapherotrites archaeon DNA segment above includes these coding regions:
- the cas1 gene encoding CRISPR-associated endonuclease Cas1, translated to MAYLYLTEQGSVLAKTGERLVVSKDDAVLLDVPVSKLQGVLVFGHVHLTTPALQLCLGHNVELALFTRRGRLLGQLTSPFPKNIELRQAQYGRAADAAFALGLARTFVAAKLGNSLEYLREFAHNHPETDLAQETAQVAAARDQAAQAPDPARLLGLEGSGARAYFAGFAKMVRHSFGFTGRARHPAPDPVNALLSLGYTMVYNEISSLLDGLGFDPYLGFFHQPRFGHATLASDLLEEFRAPLVDRLTLNLVNNRILQEPDFYSHTSGGVYLLDEPRKRYFQEYERFITRPQAAAADEKDLDFRGLFRRQAQRLRQTLLTGEPYAPFIFRD
- a CDS encoding reverse transcriptase domain-containing protein encodes the protein MAGLDGVTIGDLRHNLEVNLAVLGEELCSGRYFPLPLLRLLVAKADGSPRALAVPAVRDRVAQAAVLNIIEPLFEAQFEDVSFAYRRGRSVKAAALRLKELRDQGYRYLVNADLDAFFDNVDHNLLLGKVTRLIPDIGVCNLIRVWVKAEVYDGEKVFVMDKGIPQGAVVSPILANLFLDELDESLTAQGYRLVRYADDFVLLAKTRPQAEAALEATEEVLARLHLALDAEDTAITDFDQGFKFLGLIFLKDSIFVPFDRPSRERRVLYYPPPFDLKGYLERRRTGDRRRETGGDGG
- a CDS encoding four helix bundle protein: MSVAIRSYRDLTAWKKAVALVTEIYRLTSDFPKEEMFGLTSQVRRAAVSIPSNI
- a CDS encoding four helix bundle protein — its product is MGYKFQELAVYKLSLDYLDQLYGLASSLPDSERFNLKNQLERSAASIVLNIAEGSTGLSDVEQKRFLSMASISYLETIA